The following coding sequences are from one Paenarthrobacter ureafaciens window:
- a CDS encoding DUF4307 domain-containing protein — protein MTSEDPSATEFPASNSLANRYGGQKRGLSRKAKRNIVIGALVVGIGFAAYVATGSATAPVTFKDIGYSTVDGTQAEVDYQVSKSPSATAKCAIKAMDSKFAVVGWKVVEIGPNNPEQDADGGRTTAQRTVLATESPAVSGVVDNCWIVDSGK, from the coding sequence GTGACTTCTGAGGATCCATCGGCCACCGAATTTCCGGCAAGCAACAGCCTAGCCAATCGCTACGGCGGTCAAAAGCGCGGCCTGAGCCGGAAGGCCAAGCGAAACATCGTCATTGGCGCCCTGGTGGTGGGCATCGGCTTCGCCGCCTACGTTGCCACCGGATCCGCCACTGCCCCTGTGACGTTCAAGGACATCGGCTACAGCACTGTGGACGGGACGCAGGCCGAGGTGGACTACCAGGTCAGCAAGTCCCCTTCAGCAACCGCCAAGTGTGCCATCAAGGCCATGGATTCCAAGTTTGCCGTGGTGGGTTGGAAGGTCGTGGAAATTGGTCCCAACAATCCGGAGCAGGACGCGGACGGCGGGCGGACCACTGCCCAGCGGACGGTCCTGGCCACGGAATCCCCGGCAGTTTCCGGCGTAGTGGATAACTGCTGGATCGTGGATAGCGGTAAATAA
- the mca gene encoding mycothiol conjugate amidase Mca — translation MTASSTSEQLRLLAVHAHPDDESSKGAATMAMYAANGVEVMVATCTDGSRGDIQNPAMEDAPHPKRDMAGARRLEMANAAAVLGIRQRWLGFVDSGLPEGDPLPALPPGCFALQPLERATAPLVRLVRDFKPHVIISYDENGGYPHPDHIMAHKVAVEAFEAAGDPARYPGIGEPWQPSKLYYDRAFSPERFRALHFALEEAGLQSPYAERLAAWLEADAEGHTPPAAAHQTTTQIDCGDFFGKRDEALKAHKTQIDPVGFFFAVSSDFQRTVWPWEDYTLIQSKVESELPEKDLFAGIR, via the coding sequence GTGACCGCGTCCAGCACTTCGGAGCAGCTTCGGTTGCTCGCCGTCCACGCACACCCGGACGATGAGTCCAGCAAAGGTGCGGCGACCATGGCAATGTATGCCGCCAACGGCGTCGAGGTCATGGTAGCCACGTGCACGGACGGCTCACGCGGTGATATCCAGAACCCCGCCATGGAGGACGCTCCGCATCCCAAGCGGGATATGGCAGGGGCGCGCCGGCTGGAAATGGCCAACGCGGCCGCCGTCCTGGGCATCCGCCAACGGTGGCTCGGTTTCGTCGACTCCGGGCTGCCGGAAGGCGATCCGCTTCCCGCGCTTCCGCCGGGATGCTTCGCGTTGCAGCCGCTGGAGCGGGCCACTGCGCCATTGGTCCGGTTGGTCCGGGACTTCAAGCCGCACGTGATCATCAGCTACGACGAGAACGGCGGGTACCCCCACCCGGACCACATCATGGCCCACAAGGTCGCAGTTGAGGCCTTCGAAGCAGCAGGTGACCCCGCCAGGTATCCGGGCATCGGCGAACCGTGGCAGCCAAGCAAGCTGTACTACGATCGCGCTTTCAGCCCCGAGCGTTTCCGCGCCCTGCACTTCGCTTTGGAAGAGGCCGGCCTGCAGTCGCCGTACGCGGAAAGGCTCGCAGCGTGGTTGGAAGCCGACGCCGAAGGCCACACTCCGCCGGCTGCGGCCCATCAGACCACCACCCAGATCGACTGCGGGGACTTCTTCGGGAAGCGGGATGAGGCACTGAAGGCCCACAAGACCCAGATCGACCCCGTGGGTTTCTTCTTCGCGGTGTCTTCGGACTTCCAACGCACGGTGTGGCCGTGGGAGGACTACACGCTCATCCAGTCAAAGGTGGAATCGGAACTGCCGGAAAAGGATCTCTTCGCGGGGATAAGATAG
- a CDS encoding thioredoxin domain-containing protein, with translation MTLPGHADRPEAPWPGASNALGSEPSAYLRQHAGNPVFWRPFGDEAFALAASRDVPVFLSIGYAACHWCHVMAHESFEDQDTADYLNAHFVPVKVDREERPDVDSVYMAATQAISGEGGWPMSVFLTPDGLAFHAGTYFPPVPLPGRPSFRNVLEAVHEAWVERRDAVEQNARGLAASMGSAQLSAAVRLDGPPETLDAGLLSEAVGALARSEDPDAGGFGTAPKFPPSAVLEFLIRHAAVPSDTAEAARDMAGRALAAMARSALRDQLDGGFARYSVTADWSVPHFEKMLYDNAQLLRVYTHWVRLGGNPVIGAAEAAEVATGCADWMLDSLALEGGALASSLDADTVVDGVHHEGAAYLWTPETLSGVLGPGDAAAVGALMNVSPEGTVSGLGSPLHPGRAFGEVEQALWERVRPALLAARNQRNQPARDNKVVAGWNGLAVAALAEAGAVMGRTDYVDAAENIATYLERVHWNAPDRLLTRVSHESVARGIGGLLEDYAFCAEGLFALYAVTGRTRWYALAESLVLAAADHFVEDGKLADSAGESAQVFNAQGQQTSLDPFDNAAPSGASAFAGALLSYAAYSGSHAHRLMAGNILGLLPPLAVRAPRVAGWLLATAQAALAGPVEAAVVGPASPARAELHASLLGSPSPGMVVALQSDDDGGSPAAGVEVPLLQHRSGAADGSPRVYLCRDMVCERPLQTAAEVEVRLAAMTS, from the coding sequence ATGACGCTCCCGGGTCACGCTGACCGCCCGGAAGCACCATGGCCCGGCGCATCCAACGCGCTGGGCTCCGAGCCCTCTGCCTATCTGCGCCAGCATGCCGGCAATCCGGTGTTTTGGCGTCCCTTTGGTGACGAAGCCTTCGCCTTGGCCGCCTCCCGGGATGTTCCCGTCTTCCTTTCCATCGGATATGCGGCCTGCCACTGGTGCCATGTCATGGCCCACGAGTCGTTCGAAGACCAGGACACTGCCGACTACCTGAACGCGCACTTCGTCCCGGTCAAGGTGGACCGCGAAGAGCGTCCCGACGTCGATTCGGTGTACATGGCCGCCACCCAGGCAATCAGCGGGGAGGGCGGCTGGCCGATGTCGGTCTTCCTCACCCCGGATGGTTTGGCCTTCCATGCCGGCACATACTTCCCGCCCGTGCCGCTGCCGGGCAGGCCCTCCTTCAGGAACGTCCTGGAGGCCGTCCATGAAGCCTGGGTGGAGCGTCGCGATGCCGTCGAGCAGAACGCCAGGGGGCTCGCCGCCAGTATGGGCAGCGCCCAGCTGAGTGCTGCCGTGAGGCTGGACGGCCCGCCCGAAACGCTCGACGCCGGGCTGCTGTCCGAGGCTGTCGGCGCGTTGGCGAGGTCGGAAGACCCCGACGCCGGCGGGTTCGGCACCGCCCCCAAATTCCCGCCGTCGGCCGTCCTTGAATTCCTGATCCGCCATGCCGCGGTGCCCTCGGATACCGCCGAAGCCGCCCGCGACATGGCCGGCCGGGCCTTGGCCGCCATGGCGCGGTCCGCCCTGCGGGACCAGCTCGACGGCGGTTTTGCCCGGTATTCGGTGACGGCGGACTGGTCCGTGCCGCACTTTGAAAAGATGCTGTACGACAACGCCCAGCTCCTGCGCGTGTACACCCACTGGGTGCGACTGGGCGGGAACCCGGTTATCGGCGCTGCGGAGGCCGCTGAGGTTGCCACCGGCTGCGCCGACTGGATGCTCGACTCCCTGGCACTGGAAGGTGGCGCGCTGGCGTCGTCGTTGGACGCCGACACGGTGGTTGACGGCGTGCACCACGAGGGCGCGGCGTACCTGTGGACGCCGGAGACCTTGAGTGGGGTCCTGGGCCCCGGGGATGCAGCCGCAGTAGGTGCCCTGATGAACGTGTCCCCTGAGGGCACGGTGTCCGGTTTGGGTTCGCCGCTGCATCCCGGACGCGCGTTCGGCGAAGTGGAGCAGGCCTTGTGGGAACGCGTCCGGCCGGCACTCCTGGCAGCGCGGAATCAGCGGAATCAGCCCGCCCGCGACAACAAGGTGGTGGCAGGCTGGAATGGCTTGGCGGTAGCGGCCCTGGCGGAAGCCGGTGCTGTGATGGGCAGGACGGACTACGTGGACGCGGCAGAAAACATCGCCACGTATCTGGAGCGCGTGCACTGGAACGCTCCGGACCGGCTCCTCACCAGGGTCTCGCATGAATCCGTGGCCCGGGGAATCGGAGGCTTGCTGGAGGACTACGCCTTCTGCGCCGAGGGACTCTTCGCGCTCTACGCAGTCACGGGCAGGACGCGGTGGTACGCGCTCGCCGAAAGCCTGGTGCTGGCAGCGGCAGACCACTTTGTGGAGGACGGGAAGCTGGCTGATTCGGCAGGGGAGTCCGCCCAGGTATTCAACGCCCAAGGGCAGCAAACGTCCTTGGATCCGTTCGACAACGCCGCCCCAAGCGGAGCTTCGGCCTTTGCAGGGGCGCTGCTGAGCTACGCGGCGTACTCCGGCTCCCATGCCCACCGGCTGATGGCAGGCAACATCCTCGGGTTGCTCCCACCGCTGGCCGTTCGTGCACCCCGCGTGGCAGGGTGGCTCCTGGCCACGGCGCAAGCCGCACTTGCCGGGCCGGTGGAAGCCGCCGTCGTTGGTCCCGCTTCGCCGGCACGGGCGGAACTGCACGCCTCGCTGCTGGGCTCGCCAAGCCCGGGCATGGTGGTGGCGCTGCAGTCCGATGACGACGGGGGGTCCCCGGCTGCCGGCGTCGAGGTGCCTTTGTTACAGCACCGTTCAGGGGCTGCAGACGGCTCTCCCCGGGTGTATCTCTGCCGGGACATGGTGTGTGAGCGCCCCCTGCAAACGGCGGCTGAGGTGGAAGTCCGGCTGGCGGCGATGACTAGCTGA
- the trhA gene encoding PAQR family membrane homeostasis protein TrhA, with protein MVELLNDKPLWRGWIHAVATPFALAAGIVLVVLAPTVDRKITSGIYALTGVLLFGVSAVYHRGNWAPTARMVLKRLDHTNIMLVIAGSYTPLAWSLLERSQAVTLLWIIWFAAIAGVLFRVIWTHAPRWLYVPVYIALGCGALFYLPQFFTANAAAAILICVGGTFYIAGAVFYGLKKPNFSATHFGFHELFHAFTVFGFASHFIAIMIAVLS; from the coding sequence ATGGTCGAACTGCTCAATGACAAGCCGCTGTGGCGCGGTTGGATCCACGCCGTAGCCACGCCTTTTGCCTTGGCCGCGGGAATCGTTTTGGTGGTACTGGCCCCTACCGTGGACCGCAAAATCACCTCCGGTATCTACGCCCTGACGGGGGTCCTCCTGTTTGGCGTGAGCGCGGTCTACCACCGCGGCAACTGGGCCCCGACTGCCAGGATGGTCCTCAAAAGGCTGGACCACACCAACATCATGCTGGTGATTGCCGGCAGCTACACGCCGCTCGCCTGGTCCCTGCTGGAACGCTCCCAAGCCGTAACGCTCCTGTGGATTATTTGGTTCGCCGCCATCGCAGGCGTCCTCTTCCGGGTCATCTGGACCCATGCCCCGAGGTGGCTTTACGTCCCTGTCTACATTGCACTCGGCTGTGGGGCCTTGTTCTACCTTCCGCAGTTCTTCACCGCGAATGCCGCAGCAGCGATTCTGATATGCGTGGGCGGGACCTTCTACATCGCCGGAGCAGTGTTCTACGGCCTTAAGAAACCCAATTTCAGCGCCACCCACTTCGGTTTCCATGAGCTGTTCCACGCCTTCACGGTGTTTGGCTTCGCCTCCCACTTCATCGCGATCATGATTGCCGTGCTCAGCTAG
- a CDS encoding isoprenyl transferase, translating to MELPGFLYGFYERRLLKSLDHERIPRHIGVMVDGNRRWARQFNAPTSQGHQAGADKIHEFLGWCQELGVKVVTLYMLSTDNMNRSGEELDLLMGIIANTMDRLDENADISVHAMGAPELLPDYLAERLNKLTARTPVHEKIHVNVAVGYGGRREIVDAVRELLHDAVAKGRNMADVADELSVDDISRFLYTRGQPDPDLVIRTSGEQRLSGFLMWQSAYSEFYFCEALWPAFRKVDFLRALRDYAGRQRRFGS from the coding sequence GTGGAACTGCCCGGTTTCCTCTATGGCTTCTATGAGCGCCGCCTCCTCAAATCCCTGGACCATGAAAGAATTCCGCGTCACATAGGCGTCATGGTCGACGGCAACCGCAGGTGGGCCAGGCAGTTCAACGCCCCAACAAGCCAGGGCCACCAAGCGGGCGCGGACAAAATCCACGAGTTCCTTGGCTGGTGCCAGGAACTCGGAGTCAAGGTAGTCACCCTCTACATGCTGTCCACGGACAACATGAACCGCTCGGGGGAGGAACTCGACCTCCTGATGGGCATCATCGCCAACACCATGGACCGGCTGGATGAAAACGCCGACATCTCCGTCCATGCCATGGGCGCACCGGAGCTCCTGCCCGATTACCTCGCTGAACGCCTCAACAAGCTGACAGCCAGGACGCCTGTCCACGAGAAGATCCACGTCAATGTCGCTGTGGGCTACGGGGGCCGCCGCGAAATCGTCGACGCCGTCCGCGAACTTTTGCACGACGCCGTCGCCAAGGGCCGGAACATGGCCGACGTGGCGGACGAGCTGTCGGTGGACGACATCTCCCGCTTCCTTTACACCCGTGGCCAGCCGGACCCGGACCTGGTCATCCGGACCTCGGGCGAACAGAGGCTCTCCGGCTTCCTGATGTGGCAGAGCGCCTACAGCGAGTTCTACTTCTGTGAAGCCCTGTGGCCCGCCTTCCGCAAGGTCGACTTCCTGCGCGCCCTCCGCGATTACGCAGGCCGCCAGCGGCGTTTCGGTTCCTAG
- a CDS encoding PhoH family protein, with translation MPGEDHGNDCGRDYVIPISRQNRPLIGEASRWSGTSHQLQGRPCPAFRPSRFHHKAGQTPGAGVDVAISEQLPAMVSDGESAATSRAKRATKGTISAASPTGHSYVIDTSVLLSDPHALLRFAEHEVIVPIVVISELEGKRHDPELGYFARKALRLLDDLRIEHGGLDHAIPIGSEGGMLRVELNHISPDVLPAGFRGGDNDSRILAVAKNLANEGRNVTVVSKDLPMRVKASAMGLQADEYRNELVKDSGWTGMAEIEANEQEISTLYGHEPVFIPAAAELPVNTGLVLLSNRGSALGRVGHDKQVRLVKGDRDVFGLHGRSAEQRLAIDLLMDPSVGIVSIGGRAGTGKSALALCAGLEAVLERREHRKVVVFRPLYAVGGQELGYLPGSESEKMNPWAQAVFDTLGALVSEEVVEEVMDRGMLEVLPLTHIRGRSLHDAFVIVDEAQSLEKNVLLTVMSRIGQNSKIVLTHDVAQRDNLRVGRHDGVAAVVETFKGHPLFGHITLTRSERSPIAALVTDLLEGAEI, from the coding sequence TTGCCGGGGGAGGACCACGGAAATGATTGTGGGCGGGATTACGTTATTCCCATCAGCAGGCAAAACCGCCCGCTGATCGGGGAGGCCAGTAGATGGAGCGGAACATCGCACCAGTTACAGGGGAGGCCATGCCCGGCCTTCCGGCCGAGCCGCTTTCACCATAAGGCCGGGCAAACGCCCGGGGCTGGAGTCGATGTGGCTATTTCAGAGCAACTGCCCGCAATGGTTTCCGACGGGGAAAGTGCAGCTACCTCCCGCGCCAAGCGCGCCACCAAAGGGACAATAAGCGCCGCGTCACCCACTGGCCACAGCTACGTCATCGACACTTCCGTGCTTCTCTCCGATCCGCACGCCCTGCTGCGCTTCGCCGAGCACGAGGTGATCGTTCCGATCGTGGTCATCAGCGAGTTGGAAGGCAAACGCCACGATCCCGAGCTGGGGTACTTTGCCCGCAAGGCATTGAGGCTCCTCGATGACCTCCGGATCGAGCACGGCGGCCTGGACCACGCCATCCCCATAGGCTCGGAGGGCGGGATGCTGCGCGTCGAACTGAACCACATCTCCCCGGACGTGCTCCCCGCGGGTTTCCGCGGCGGCGACAACGACAGCCGGATCCTGGCCGTGGCCAAGAACCTGGCCAATGAAGGACGCAACGTCACAGTCGTTTCCAAAGACCTGCCGATGCGGGTCAAGGCATCAGCCATGGGCCTCCAGGCTGACGAGTACCGCAACGAACTGGTCAAGGACTCAGGCTGGACCGGCATGGCCGAGATCGAGGCCAACGAGCAGGAGATCAGCACCCTCTACGGCCACGAACCCGTCTTCATCCCGGCGGCCGCGGAATTGCCCGTCAACACCGGGCTGGTGCTCCTCTCCAACCGTGGCTCGGCCCTCGGCAGGGTTGGCCACGACAAGCAGGTGCGGCTCGTCAAGGGCGATCGCGACGTCTTCGGATTGCACGGCCGCTCCGCCGAACAGCGGCTGGCCATCGACCTCCTCATGGACCCCTCCGTCGGCATCGTGTCGATCGGCGGACGCGCCGGCACGGGCAAGTCGGCTTTGGCACTGTGTGCCGGCCTGGAAGCAGTCCTGGAACGCCGTGAGCACCGCAAAGTCGTCGTCTTCCGCCCGCTCTACGCGGTGGGCGGCCAGGAGCTGGGCTACCTCCCGGGCTCCGAGTCGGAAAAGATGAACCCGTGGGCCCAGGCCGTGTTCGACACCCTCGGCGCCTTGGTCAGCGAAGAGGTCGTCGAAGAAGTCATGGACCGCGGGATGCTCGAGGTACTTCCCCTCACGCACATCCGTGGCCGCTCGCTGCACGACGCCTTCGTGATCGTTGATGAGGCCCAGTCCTTGGAGAAGAACGTGCTCCTGACGGTCATGAGCCGCATAGGGCAGAACTCCAAGATTGTCCTCACGCACGACGTTGCCCAGCGCGACAACCTCCGCGTCGGCAGGCACGACGGTGTGGCCGCCGTCGTCGAAACGTTCAAGGGCCATCCGCTGTTCGGCCACATCACCCTCACCCGCTCCGAGCGTTCACCGATCGCGGCGCTCGTAACGGACTTGCTCGAAGGGGCAGAAATCTAA
- a CDS encoding GNAT family N-acetyltransferase, which translates to MTWLADIWPPFALTLATPRLTLRPILDADIPAAVAAARSGVHQPGKSPFSTPWAELPEDELAPNMAQWYWRCRAGFTRDSWTLLLGVWQDGEFLGVQDLGARNLAVLKTVSTGSWLKQAAQGRGIGKEMRAAVVSFAFDYLGADVAESEAAAWNKQSLGVSTSLGYEPNGLFRDSWGTEVEEVQRVRLTPPTFKRPDWPLKVQGHEGLKTYLGL; encoded by the coding sequence ATGACCTGGTTGGCAGACATCTGGCCCCCTTTCGCCCTCACATTGGCCACACCGCGGCTGACTTTGCGGCCAATTCTCGACGCCGACATCCCGGCTGCCGTCGCGGCTGCCCGTTCCGGCGTCCACCAGCCGGGCAAGAGCCCGTTCAGCACCCCGTGGGCGGAGCTACCGGAGGACGAGCTGGCACCGAACATGGCCCAGTGGTACTGGCGCTGCCGTGCCGGCTTCACCCGCGATTCATGGACGCTCCTGCTGGGCGTTTGGCAGGACGGTGAATTCCTTGGCGTCCAGGACCTTGGGGCCAGGAACCTCGCCGTCCTCAAAACGGTCAGCACCGGGTCCTGGCTCAAGCAAGCGGCTCAGGGCCGCGGCATCGGCAAGGAGATGCGCGCCGCCGTCGTGAGCTTCGCGTTCGATTACCTGGGCGCCGACGTCGCCGAATCCGAAGCTGCCGCCTGGAACAAACAGTCCCTGGGCGTCTCCACCAGTCTCGGCTACGAACCCAACGGTCTCTTCCGGGACTCCTGGGGCACCGAGGTAGAGGAAGTCCAAAGGGTCCGCCTCACCCCACCCACCTTCAAACGCCCCGACTGGCCCCTCAAAGTCCAAGGCCACGAAGGGCTGAAAACCTACCTGGGTCTCTGA
- a CDS encoding prepilin peptidase gives MIRRLAELWTASPFGFWLVLLACLFFLVMAARLTVIDIRSHLLPNRIVFPSYGVAGVLLPGAAVVAAIGGADRDLGAPLFGVPGLNVLAGGAALWLFYFLLRTVYPPGMGFGDVKLAGVLGLYLGYLGWGHVFAGTFAAFLLGGLWGLVVLVARRANLGSAIPFGPFMLAGAAAAMVVLPA, from the coding sequence GTGATTCGACGACTTGCCGAGCTCTGGACCGCCAGCCCTTTTGGATTCTGGCTGGTGCTGCTGGCATGCCTGTTCTTCCTGGTCATGGCAGCGCGGCTGACCGTGATCGATATCCGAAGCCACCTTTTGCCCAACCGCATCGTCTTTCCCTCCTACGGAGTGGCAGGGGTTCTGCTTCCGGGCGCTGCGGTAGTCGCCGCCATAGGGGGTGCGGACAGGGACCTCGGCGCACCCCTCTTCGGCGTGCCTGGCCTCAATGTCCTTGCCGGAGGTGCGGCTCTGTGGCTGTTCTACTTCCTGCTGCGCACCGTCTACCCGCCGGGCATGGGGTTCGGGGACGTCAAGCTTGCAGGGGTGCTCGGCCTGTACCTGGGGTACCTGGGATGGGGGCACGTCTTCGCGGGCACGTTCGCGGCGTTCCTCCTGGGCGGACTGTGGGGATTGGTAGTCCTGGTGGCGCGCCGGGCCAATCTTGGCTCCGCTATTCCGTTCGGTCCGTTCATGCTGGCCGGCGCGGCCGCCGCCATGGTGGTTTTGCCGGCTTGA
- a CDS encoding class II fumarate hydratase, with translation MTSTTEFRIEHDTMGEVRVPVNALYRAQTQRAVENFPISGKTLERAHIEALARVKKAAALANAELGVLDGELAEAIAAAADEVATGKYDGDFPIDVFQTGSGTSSNMNTNEVIAELASRALSAAGSDKVVHPNDHVNASQSSNDVFPTSVHVAATSALMNDLIPALEYLAASLERKAAEFQDVVKSGRTHLMDATPVTLGQEFGGYAAQVRYGIERINAALPRVAEVPLGGTAVGTGINTPAGFPERVIELLAADTGLPLTEARDHFEAQANRDGLIEGSSQLRNIAISFMKINNDLRWMGSGPNTGLGEIAIPDLQPGSSIMPGKVNPVICEASIMVCAQVIGNDTAIAWSGTNGAFELNVGIPVMAANLLESIRLLANTSRVMADKMIDGITANVERARFLAEASPSIVTPLNKYIGYENAAKIAKLAVKDGLTVRQATEQLGFVGEGEGKVSEEDLDKALDVTTMTAPAHKA, from the coding sequence ATGACTTCCACCACTGAGTTCCGTATTGAACATGACACCATGGGCGAAGTTCGCGTCCCCGTGAACGCCCTGTACCGCGCCCAGACGCAGCGCGCCGTGGAGAACTTCCCGATTTCCGGCAAGACCCTGGAACGTGCGCACATTGAGGCCCTTGCCCGCGTCAAGAAGGCTGCTGCACTCGCGAACGCCGAACTGGGGGTGCTCGATGGCGAGCTCGCCGAGGCTATCGCGGCTGCAGCCGATGAGGTTGCCACCGGCAAGTACGACGGCGACTTCCCGATTGATGTTTTCCAGACCGGTTCGGGCACGTCGTCCAACATGAACACCAACGAGGTCATCGCCGAACTCGCTTCTCGTGCTCTCTCCGCTGCCGGCAGCGACAAGGTGGTCCACCCCAACGACCACGTCAACGCTTCCCAGTCCTCCAACGACGTCTTCCCGACCTCCGTGCACGTTGCCGCCACCTCCGCCCTGATGAACGACCTGATCCCGGCGTTGGAGTACCTGGCAGCATCGCTTGAGCGCAAAGCCGCTGAATTCCAGGACGTCGTCAAGTCCGGCCGTACGCACCTCATGGACGCCACCCCGGTCACGCTCGGCCAGGAGTTCGGCGGCTACGCAGCCCAGGTCCGCTACGGCATTGAGCGCATCAACGCCGCACTCCCCCGCGTTGCCGAGGTTCCCCTGGGCGGCACGGCCGTGGGCACCGGCATCAACACTCCGGCAGGCTTCCCGGAACGCGTCATTGAACTCCTCGCAGCCGACACGGGCCTGCCCCTCACCGAGGCCCGCGACCACTTCGAAGCCCAGGCCAACCGCGACGGCCTCATCGAGGGCTCCAGCCAGCTGCGCAACATTGCGATCTCCTTCATGAAGATCAACAATGACCTCCGCTGGATGGGATCCGGCCCCAACACCGGCCTCGGCGAAATCGCGATTCCGGACCTGCAGCCGGGCTCCTCGATCATGCCGGGCAAGGTCAACCCGGTGATCTGCGAGGCGTCCATCATGGTGTGCGCCCAGGTCATCGGCAACGACACCGCCATTGCATGGTCCGGCACCAACGGCGCTTTCGAGCTCAACGTCGGCATCCCCGTCATGGCCGCCAACCTGCTTGAGTCCATCCGCTTGCTGGCCAACACCAGCCGCGTCATGGCCGACAAGATGATCGACGGCATCACCGCCAACGTCGAGCGCGCACGCTTCCTGGCCGAGGCCTCCCCCTCGATCGTGACCCCGCTGAACAAGTACATCGGTTACGAGAACGCCGCGAAGATCGCCAAGCTCGCCGTCAAGGACGGCTTGACCGTCCGCCAGGCCACGGAACAGCTTGGCTTCGTGGGTGAGGGCGAAGGCAAGGTCTCCGAGGAGGACCTGGACAAGGCCCTGGATGTCACCACCATGACCGCCCCGGCGCACAAGGCATAG
- a CDS encoding carbonic anhydrase — protein sequence MPTYLTPALAWRRLREGNERFVSGESRHPNQDAARRSSLLEGQNPFAVIFGCADSRLAAEIIFDLGLGDAFVVRTAGQVIDDAVLGSLEYSISELKVPLIAILGHDSCGAVTATKGAVETGEMPPGFIRDLVERITPSVLTAKRNGQEEVNDMVVEHVKQTAQRLADSSRVISDAIEEGRVAVIGLSYKLGEGQAALVSAIGDV from the coding sequence GTGCCTACTTATTTGACTCCAGCCCTTGCCTGGCGCCGGCTGCGCGAGGGTAATGAACGCTTTGTTTCCGGCGAATCCCGCCACCCCAACCAGGATGCGGCCCGTCGTTCGTCGCTTCTTGAGGGCCAGAATCCTTTCGCGGTCATCTTTGGCTGCGCGGATTCGCGCCTCGCGGCAGAGATCATCTTCGACCTCGGACTGGGCGACGCCTTCGTGGTGCGGACAGCAGGCCAGGTGATCGATGACGCGGTTCTGGGCTCGCTGGAGTACAGCATCAGCGAACTCAAAGTTCCGCTGATCGCCATCCTGGGCCACGACAGCTGCGGGGCAGTCACCGCCACCAAGGGCGCCGTGGAAACCGGTGAAATGCCCCCGGGCTTCATCAGGGACCTCGTCGAACGCATTACCCCGTCGGTGCTCACGGCCAAGCGCAATGGCCAGGAAGAGGTCAACGACATGGTGGTGGAGCACGTCAAGCAGACCGCGCAGCGCCTCGCGGACAGCTCCCGTGTGATTTCCGACGCCATTGAAGAAGGCCGCGTAGCCGTCATCGGCCTTTCCTACAAGCTCGGCGAGGGCCAGGCGGCCCTTGTTTCCGCGATCGGCGACGTTTAA
- a CDS encoding DUF4245 domain-containing protein: MSETQDKPVAGNGQTAPEPHSTNAPDASEAPYKPVIAAKAAKRANASVIGMVIALVLCVLAFLPVVLMNPAPKGENFRPAVDVPAIARNAADVAGFTPVTPDTGDTFRPNYARWESGTGTGVPTWEVGYLTPKEAFIGLTQTREANPTWVLQQTGNLPVTGTRNAGGQDWELRDSGKEKRSMTLEYKGTTIILSGTANLEEFAALAAAVVKSADEAPEAGAPATTPAP; encoded by the coding sequence GTGAGTGAAACGCAGGACAAGCCCGTCGCCGGCAATGGCCAGACCGCCCCGGAGCCCCATTCGACCAACGCCCCGGACGCCTCGGAAGCCCCGTACAAACCCGTCATTGCGGCGAAGGCGGCAAAACGCGCCAATGCTTCGGTCATCGGCATGGTTATTGCCCTGGTCCTCTGCGTCCTCGCATTCCTTCCTGTGGTCTTGATGAATCCGGCCCCCAAGGGCGAGAACTTCCGGCCCGCCGTCGACGTCCCTGCGATCGCCCGGAACGCTGCGGATGTGGCCGGATTCACACCCGTAACTCCGGATACCGGTGACACATTCCGGCCCAACTACGCCCGTTGGGAAAGCGGCACGGGTACAGGCGTCCCCACGTGGGAAGTCGGCTACCTGACGCCGAAGGAAGCATTCATCGGCCTGACCCAGACGCGGGAAGCGAACCCCACCTGGGTCCTCCAGCAGACCGGCAACCTGCCCGTGACGGGTACCCGGAACGCCGGCGGACAGGACTGGGAGCTTCGCGATTCCGGCAAGGAAAAGCGCAGCATGACCCTCGAGTACAAAGGCACCACCATCATCCTCAGCGGCACAGCGAACCTTGAGGAATTCGCGGCCCTGGCTGCCGCCGTCGTGAAGTCCGCAGACGAGGCTCCTGAGGCCGGTGCGCCGGCCACGACTCCGGCTCCCTGA